The nucleotide sequence CTCTCATTTAGAGGGCAATTCCTTCTAAAACACACCATGACTTCCAAGGAGCTGGATAATGCAATTCTGCCTGCTCCAATTACCGTGATCCGAGATCACCCGGGCCCAAACTCCACGAGGGCGCCTCAGCCCAGCAGCCTGTCAttccctcttccctcagcctcacTGGAGGTTGTCGTCTTCCCGGCGAGCTGGAAAGCTGCAGGCAAGGGGCTGTGCAGTCACGATACCACTGTTCACCCTGGCCTGGGGCCAGCTCAGATAATACCTCTCATCACCCCCGGGGCCCCTCGATTCCTTCTTCCTCCGGGATGGGTATGTGAGGCATCTGGGAAGCCGCCCGCCTACCACCCTAAAGAGGGTGGTGAGGTAATCCCCAGACACGTCTGACAAGTGCCTGGGGTGAAAGAGGCTCTGTGTGGAGGAGAGTGCCTCGCTGTGTTTCTCTGAACCCCCAGGAGCACTTCACTGATATCCTGGCACCCAGAAGAGATGAGAAGTTAACCCGGTTTTCTTGTCACCACAAAAGCATCTTTCATGCCATAATCGAGTCTGGATTGGAAGGAAGATTTCACTAGACAGTGGCCAGAGGCTAGATACTCTGTTGTCACTGCTCACCCCTCCACCCACACAGCCATTCGAGGATTCCTACTGTAACCCAGAAAGTGAGGGAGACAGGCACACTGCCTAACAGGCGGATGCTGGTATGCTAAGGACAGGGAAGCAGGACGATGTTCAGTTTTGACCGGAGTTGGCCCTGCAAGAGCAggctctgtcacctgggttgAGGGGGTGTTCTGTGATGCTGATGACAAGGGACTCAAAGGAGAGGGGCAGCATCCTCCAGAAGGTGGCTCCGGGCTGGTCGCTGGCAGGAGAAAGGGGAAAGTTGTCTTAAATGCGCCCACCTGAGTTTCAAGCACTTGACAACCGTCTCATCAGGGAGCCGTGGAGCACCCTTCCCTCCACTTCTCCCCCTCCTGTAGCCCCTGCCTCCTCAGAGACTTGGCCATGCTTCCCCACAGCACACTCTGGAGGATACGGATGTGGGAAAAGTGTGCTTCCTGCCATTTAACTTCTCAGAAGGCAGCAATGGTAATGACAAATCTCAGAACTTAATGTTTTCACCTCTAACCAAAGTCAAAATGGCAGGTGCCCACAATTCCAGTCTGTGCAATGACGGCAAACCCGGGGCAGTGACTGGGGGAGGGCACAGAATCTGGAACAGTCTTTTGATCTTGCAttaagtttgaaatttttattacaaaagtacctttccaaaaaaaattttttttgagatggagtcttgcccttgcccaggctggagttcagtggcacgatctcagctcacagcaacctcctcctcccaggttcaagcaattcttctgcctcagcctcccaagtagctgggattacagaagcacaccaccacacccagctcacccagctaattttttttttttttttttggagtgcagtggcgcgatctcggctcactgcaagctccgcctcccgggttcacgccattctcctgcctcagcctctggagtagctgggactacaggtgcccaccaccatgcccagctcattttttgtatttttagtagagacagggtttcacagtgttagccaggatggttttgatctcctgacctcgtgatccgcccacctcggcctcccaaagtgctgggattacaggcgtgagccaccgcgcccggcacccagctaattttttatatttggtagagacggggtttcaccatgttgcctaggctggtctcaaactcctgacctcaagtgatctacctgcctcagcctcccaaagtgtttgggattacaggcgtgagccactgcgcccagccaaaaacatttttttttttttggtttcgtTTTAATAGAAGAAAGTATACAACCgattaaaaaaattctgcctaGGTGTAATCACTGTTATTAGTTCTGTGTCCTTCAAGATCATCTAGGACACCACCTAATAGGGGGATGCTGATACGTGCTCTTCTCTGCCCTCAAATCGCTTTCCCCTTAGAAATGTGCATGTGGCAGAGTTGCATCATATACAGCGCTTAACTTCTGCAAATTCATctgtgccttaaaaaaaaaaaaaatgcaggcaaTAGTGCCAGTGTCATTCCACTAAACAGGCATCTGTCCAGAATAAGCTCAGTGGGGAAAATGGTGTAAGGTTCCTGTTCCCTCATGCGGTTCCAGcgtttaaagaaacatttttctttaagtcCTTACACTCAAAGCCAGTACTTCAGCTGGAACTCAAATAGAGAAATGGTGATCTGCTCCAATGCTGAGGATACAAGACGTGCTGATTACCGCACCAAAGGCGTTTAGGTGTAATTTAGACTATGTCATTCTGTCTTAAGCTCAACCTAGGACCCAATCCCTAGCAAGATGATTCCACTGGtcatatactattttttttccccatttagtcTTAAAAGTTGTTCTGAACCAGtttatacagttgacccttgaacaactcaGAGGCTAGAGGCACCGACCCTCTTATGCAAAAAtctatgtataacttttgactctcccAAAGCTTAACTACTATAGCATCCTGTTGACTAGAACCCTTACTGATAATATAAACAgccattcaacacatattttgtatgaatTACATACTGTATTTTGTGTTCTCACAATAAGGtaggctagagaaaagaaaatgtcattaagaaaatcgtaaggaagagaaaatccacttactattcattaagtggatcatcataaaggtcttcatcatCACATTGATGAGGAGGGGAGGAGCAGGGGGTGGAGCGAGAGGAGTGGGGACTGGTCgttgtctcaggggtggcagaggtggaagaaaatcctCATATAAATGGACCcgcacagttcaaacctgtgttgttcaagggtcagctgcaTAATATGCCTTGTTCTTTAGATACTTTAATACAAGATAGTTCACAGCATGAAATATACAAGATGTTCAATGGAAATAGTTCTCTTTTCATATcacaaaggaaacagaaacatCACCATGAAGAAAGACAAACTAGGAACAAATGTACAAACCAggaatatatcattttattcatttccaGATTATGAGTATTACACAGCATATACAAATATttagataatatataaaacacagaATAAACTGCAGGAAGAAATATTGGTCTGGAATTCCTTAAGGGCCATCTTGAATTCTGTAAGTTCATGGAAAGGGTATCTGCCCCGACACTGGGACAGGCGGCGGAATAAGCTCCAGCGTTCACGCGCCACTCACAGGACTCCTTACCCCCACTGCACTTACAATGCAGTTACAGAGTTACGACATGTTCACCGGTGTCCATGGCAAGCAACACCAAGTATAAATAACAGAACTACAGCAGAGTGAACTAAGATAAATATGTTTTTGCATCATCCTCCACATAGTTTCCTCTTTAAAAGAAGAGTCACATCCAGGGTCTATCCCTTGAGTCACAATTCCAGTTATTGCTgaagggaaaaaacagaaaagaggcaTCAGTTTAAGTTACTAGAAAACAGACGGTCAGTGTCACAGGCCCCTGCCTCTGGTGACACTTGAGTGGACAGTGACTGTGGAGAATGGACACACATCTGCAGCAGACAAGCAGGGAAGCACCCACTATTGTGTTAGCAGGTACCTATCAGCTGATAATACTTTTGGGCTGATTAAGAGTTaagatggggccgggcgcggtggctcatgcctgtaatcccagcagtttgggaggccgaagcgggcagatcacttgaggtcaggagtttgaacctagccaacatggtgaaaccccgtctctacaaaaattaaaaattagttgggcatggtggtaggcgcctgtaatcccagctacgcagaagCCTGacgcacaagaatcccttgaaccggggaggcagaggttgtaatgagctgagatagtgccaccgcactctagcctgggcaacacagcaagactccatctcaaaaaaaaaaaaaaagagttaagatGGAAGCTATTTTCTGAAGTTCTGTGAGCCAGTGGTAGGAAGTGCCTCATCCCCTCTCACCGTGGAGGGGGGAGGCAGCAGTAACAGAATCTTTCACAGGAGCATTCCTGATTCAGTGCTGATGCTAGAAGGAGACCTAAGATCTTGTGATATAAAGACCCCCCAAAGTGTCAACACAGAGAGGCTCTGCAGCTGAATTCTTAGACCAGAGCACCTTCCAGGAGCACAGCTCCCCCAACTCACTGGTGGGCCTTCCTCTGGGGAAGACTGGCTTACCTTTGCCTTGTTCTGAACTGGGAGATACAGTTTGAACTCTGCCGGCAGCTCATCTTCTGAGTAGAGTCTGTCTGAGAAGTAAACCCGTCGGATGCGACAGTTTGCATGGATCTGTCAAGGCAATGCTTCTTTTGAGAGGCTAAACGTGACCGTTTTCTCCCTTTTCCAGAGTCTTCTAGAGGCCCTCTTCTAGGAATGGAAACGCTTCATCTCTGGCATTTCCTTGGCTTGTCTTAGGGATGGATTCTGGTAAGAGGGAGGTCTTTCTTGCTGCATTCACCTCTATACCTGACCCGACTCCTCAATATTTCCTGGACCTTTGTGAGGCCAAAGCTCTCTGGACAGTGTGGGAAACTGAAGCCAGAAACACACACTGTTCTGCTGTGTGGGCCACAAGCCAGTATTAGATGCAGTGTGTCCTAACCCCAACCCGGGGCTCTGTCTGGGAAAGGAGCAGTACCTGCACTCTGAGGGTCTCAATGTAATTGGTGCCATACGCTCGCCGCGTGAAGTCTAATAAGTTGAACTGAATCTGGTTCCAGCCATCATCCAGCCGCATGGGCATGGTGCAGATGAAGGGTTTGACCCGGGTGGTGCTCTGGTAGTTACTTGCCCGAAAGCGACGACGCACATTCTTGTCATCTAGTACCTGTGAAATACAGAGAAGAAGCACCACACAGAGAAGAAGCTCTGTCTTGGAAGCAGCACACAACCTTGTCCAGACAAGGACCTGAATTCCCACAGCTTGCTTTCCCAAGGCTGAGACTCACAGGAAAATAAACAGACCAGACACAGGTCATACGTTGCATGCAGATGGGCCGGAAGTAGCAAGTTTATCTTGTTTGTTGCCAAGACAACACCAGCTGTTTATGACATATAACAGTCGGCTGGCTCTCAGACCATAGAGTACCTAAATGTTATTCCttttgaaaaatcagaaataCTAAAACAGAACAGCCACTGAGTATTAAATAGTCACTCCCGAAATGGATACCATGCTAACTCTGAAGCTTTGAAATCGCTAGATTTTCTAGGTGcttactatttctttaaaaacctgGCATTAAATTTTGATTACTAATGCCAAATTTACATAACAAGGACTGCATTGGGCTTATAGTAGAAGCAGAAAAGAATACATGCGAAAGGATAAAGATACTTTTGTAGGGCCACTTTTTCCCATCAGGTCAAAGGCTAGCTCTCTGGTATAGCCAAGAGTGGCCACATTCACGTCCGTGTACTTACCTGGACTTCGAAGGTAAAATACTTCTTCAGGTTTTTGATAATCATGACGAGGAAAGGAAGTTTAATTCCCAGTGTCTTCTTGGGGTCTGCAGGGCATGTGATGTATGTGGTGCTGTAGAGAGAGGAAATACCAATAAACACACTCCTGGACTCTCTTCCTTTGTGGTATACACAACAATAATACAGGGTCCAAGAGGAAACACTGGACAGCAGATCTAAAAGATTCAGACACGCCACCCAGTGAATCCCTCAGCCCTAAGTCAGCAGATGCTTTAACAAACGCTGGACCCAGAAATAAAAGCTTAACACAGGACTAGACAGCAGCaataaaatatctggaaaaaaaagccagacagTGGATCTCAGAAGCTCCTCCAGTGCGAGAAGACCTCAATTCTGGTGCAGGGGAGCCACTGaatgacagaaaaccaaaactgaGACCTCTATGGCACTGAAAACCACACTGTCCACCCACTGGATGAGCTGTACAACACcgcccactccccaccccaacacacacttTGGTTAATAATACAGCTAATACTGACATcgtgcttactatgtgctaagcaaggttttaagtgttttatacatattcatttatttacgcCTCGCAATAACCCTATAGGGAAAATGTACTATTATTCtgtccattgtacagatgagtaTGCTAAGGTCTGGGGAATTCAGTAACTTGTCCAGGGTAAGCtctaagtggcagagctggactcACATCCGGCACTCTGACTCTACAGTCTGTGCTATTAGCCGCTATGACATATGCCTCCCTAGTACATGATGTCTCTGGGAGAACAGAGGTGGCAACCTACCTTACATTTGTCCCTTCAATCTCTAGCACCAGGGACTGGATGTCATTATCAGTGATTCTTTTGATGTGGCCATTCCGTACCTACAAGAAAGAAAATTCGATTAGTACTGAAATATCTGATAAGGTTGAATAGGACCATTTCAAGAAAACCACGGTAGCCCAAGAGGCATACAAAGAAATTTGTGACACAGTACACTGAAGCTTATATGTACGTAAGCCATGCTATTACCTCTAGACAGGGTCACATCAACCACCATGAGAATCCCAGGTAACCTGGCAATCCATAAATCAGGGGAAACTTCTCCCCAAATACATCAGCTCAATTTAGATTCAGCTAATATctactgaatgcctactatgcACCACGAATATCACACACATTATCTTCTCACTTAAGCCTCACACAGTCAAAACAACAAGGCAGGTGAtactgtttccattttataaatgtggaCATTGGCACCCCGGAACTGCAAATCCCAAACCCTAAGTAGGAGACTCAGGATTCAGCAGTCTTTCCACTGCCTCATACTGCCTcgcagatttctttctttctcttttttttttttttttttttttttgagacggagtcccactctgtcgcccaggctggagtgcagtggccggatctcagctcactgcaagctctgcctcccaggtttacgccattctcctgcctcagcctcccgagtagctgggattacaggctcccgccacctcacccggctagttttttgtattttttagtagagacggggtttcactgggttagccaggatggtctcgatctcctgaccttgtgatccgcctgtctcggcctcccaaggtgctgggattacaggcttgagccaccgcgcccggcgagagatggagtctcaccctgtctcccaggctggagtgcaatggcgtgatcttggctcaccacaacctctgccttccaggttcaagcgattctcctgcctcagcctcctgagtagctgggattacaagcgtgcagcACTACGCCCAGctatattttttttgtatctttagtagagacgggctttcaccatgttggtcaggctggtctcgaactcttgacctcgtgatccacctgccttggcctcccaaagtgctggaattacaggcatgggccactgcgcccatccTGCCTCGTGTACTTCTTTGGCCAGAAAAGCCAAGGAAAAGCTGAGTGTTACTGAGGAGGGCAGCAACAAAAAGTGAAAGCATTCCTCCCTTGGAGTTATCCTGCTCCATGCTTCCCTATCTGCTTTTCcctaattttctactttttaaagcaGGAATTCAATTCCCATCTGTGCCACACAGACGCCTTCTTTAGCATTTTCAGCCCACACTGACCTctcttttctgatttgtttttctgGCTCATGTTGTCTAGACGACATAATTTAGTACCTCATCCCAcattgttttgtattgtttgctGCATATGTAGGAGGTGGATGACGGGGAGGAATCAATACTCAATACAGATTCCTCCTCTcaaaatatttaggaaagaaCAATTATCTTCAagcattaaacttttttttttttttttgagaccgagtttcactcttgttgcccaggctggagtgtaatgacgcaatcttggctcaccgcaacctccacttcctgggttcaagcgattctcctgtctcagcctcccgagtgtggaggtaacaggcatgtgccaccatgcccagctaattttttttttttttttgtacttttagtagagacggggtttccccatgttgatcaggctgatctcgtactcctgacctcggatgatctgcccgcctcggcttcccaaagtgctgggattacaggcgtgagccaccgtgcctggtctaaaCTTTTAAGCAACTAATATGGACAGAACAGAGATGTGCAAAGGCACTTTCAAAACagggctggggccaggcacagtggctcatgcctgtaatctcagcactttgggaggctgaggaaggaggatagcttgagctcaggagttcgagaccagcttgggcaacagagtatgacactgtttctacaaaaaattagccaggtgtggcgccGCGCACTGGTAgtgcgcctatagtcctaactacttggaaggctaaggtgggaggatcacttaagcccaggaggtccaggctgcagtgagctgtgattgtgtcactgtactccagcctagatgactaggtgacagagcaagaccctatctcaaaaacaaaacaaaaccaaacaaaaccaaaccaaaaaaacatggctggggttgggcatggtggttcacgcttgtaatcccagcactttgggaggccaaggtgagaggattgcttgagctcaggagtttaagaccagtctggacaacatggtgaaaacccatctctacaaaaaattagccaggtgtggtggcacatgcctgcagtcccagctcctcaggaggccgaggtgggaggatagcctgggcctgggaggtcgaggctgcagcaagccgtgattacgccactgcactcaagcctgggtgacagagtgagatgctgtctcaaaaatgaacaaacaaacaaacagggctGGACTATTAGGGCTGAATGGAATATCATATGGAAAAGATCAACTAGGTTTAGAACAGGAGACATCAGAAAGACAAACATATGGTCTTTCTTTAGGTATTGTGGAAAGGGCTGTGTTAGGCTGCCATAATCAATGACTCAATCACACTGACTAAAGCTCCTCTTGTTCACTCATCAGACTTCTGATTACAATTTGGCTATTAGACTTGCATATGGGGAGAAATCAGTGTTGAGGctggcagttttatttttcaacataaattattaataatatgtttctgtttttagacATTAGTCTCTGTGACTCTGTCCCTGTGAGTCTGATCCATTCACGGTCTGCCTGGTGTTCTACAGGTGACATCTGATGTCACTGCCCACCCTTTTCACAATTGCAACCAAGTCTTGTCTCCTTAAAGAAGAATAAGCTCAAGCAAGAGCAAGGACCAGTTATGAAGCATCATTTCTATCTTTGACAATGCTTAGCACTGTGCTAGCCATAAACTAAGCATTCAAATCTTTGCTGACTTCTGGAATCTGTCACCCTAAGAGTTGGCACAAATGAATAGGTTCAAGGAGGGTTTTAAAAATTCCTGGATAACACATCCACCGTGGACTATTATAGGAAGCCAGAGATGCTGGGGCATATCACAAAGCCCACAGGACCGCCAGCATGAAGAATGCTTCCACAAATGGGTGCCCATTGTCAGAGACAGAATGCTGGGCTAGACGGGACCCCAGTCCCCGCCAGTGGAGCATTTCTTAGGCTCTCAAGACACAAAACGTCACATTGAAATGCTTCTCAGACAAAGCTGGCAATGTTCAATGCCCTCCTGCTTTGAATTCTGGGCCTC is from Macaca fascicularis isolate 582-1 chromosome 20, T2T-MFA8v1.1 and encodes:
- the CFAP20 gene encoding cilia- and flagella-associated protein 20; the protein is MFKNTFQSGFLSILYSIGSKPLQIWDKKVRNGHIKRITDNDIQSLVLEIEGTNVSTTYITCPADPKKTLGIKLPFLVMIIKNLKKYFTFEVQVLDDKNVRRRFRASNYQSTTRVKPFICTMPMRLDDGWNQIQFNLLDFTRRAYGTNYIETLRVQIHANCRIRRVYFSDRLYSEDELPAEFKLYLPVQNKAKQ